The genomic DNA ATGCATCCTTCTTCATAGCGAAAATGAACCGCAACATAACCATCCAACATTTTTAAGATACTTTTGATTTCCCGGTCAGATTTTTTCGTCTTCAATCCTTCTAGCAACCGATCCATTTCATCGAGCAACTGTTGATGTTGAAGATCGAGTAAGGGAATGCCAATTTTCAACGAATCTATCCAAGTTCGTGGCATTATTGACCTCTTTAGGTTTAAATAGTAAAAGAATTGAACGCGATTCTAGCATGACTTACCGGAAGGAAAGTTGATCTAATCATAAAGATTTTCTAGGTCTATTGATTGTATAGTATAGAAAAAGACATTTATTTTTTCCGAAACCGTAATTAATCCGGATGAGTCTAGGGTGCAGTCGAAAACAAGCCAATAACTCGAAGAAACAGCAACAGGGAACTTATATGACTTCCATCTCTTCCTGGTTTGCCGAAAGCACACCCGCAAAAATTGCTCGTAAACGGTTACCTCAAACCTTAACGTTTATTCTGATTTTTACTACCATTTTCATAGGATATACTTACCAATTAGTAGAATTACAAATTATTCACGGAACAGAAAATCGAGAACGAGCGGAAAGTAATCGCATTCGCCAAGTTCCTGTGCCTTCAGACCGGGGCAATATTTTCGATCGCCACGGCAACATTCTAGTCTCTAACCGTCTCTCGCGATCGGTGTACCTTTGGCCCAAGGAGCGATCGCCCCAACAATGGCAAATCCAAGCGCAAAACTTGGCCACTGTCCTCGATATCCCCGAACAGGAAATTATCGAAAAACTCGAAGCCGATGACTATCAGTCGCGCTTACCGATTCGCATTTACCGCAATTTGAGCTTAGAGAAATTTACCGCTCTGTCTGAATTAAACTTGTTGGGAGTCGAAATTCGCTCTGAATCTAATCGTCTCTATCCCTATGGAACCCTAGCCAGCCATGTCATCGGTTATGTGGGAGAAGCCACCCGCGAGGAACTCGAAGCTCATCCCGATTATCCCATGGGCATGATTGTCGGACAAATGGGCATAGAACGGTTAGCCAATGAGCAGCTCAAGGGAGAATGGGGAGGCCGGTTAGTAGAGGTGAATGCCAAAGGGGAAGAGTTGCAAGAATTAGGCTTAGATGAGCCTCGCTCTGGGGACTCGGTGCAGCTCACCCTAGATTTAGAGTTACAAAAAGCGGCCGAGCAAGCGTTAGGAAATCGTCGCGGTGGGGTGGTTGCGCTGGATGTGAAAACGGGGGGAGTCCTAGCGATGGCAAGCGGGCCGACGTTTAACCCACAAATTTTCACCCGTCGCGTCACCAGTCAGGAGTGGGAAGAGCTACAAGGGGAAGATGAACCGTTTTTAAATCGCGCTCTTCAGGGTTATCCCCCAGGGAGTACGTTTAAGATCGTCACCGCAGCAGCAGGGATGGAGTCGGGCAAGTTTAGCCCCCATTCTACTCTGATGACTTCGGCCTATATTACTGTGGGGGGCATTCAGTTCCACGAACATAGTGGCGGTTATGGGGTGATTGGTTTTCGGGATGCTCTGGCTTACAGCAGTAATACGTTTTTCTATCAGATGGGGATGGAAGCGGGAGTGGAGGCGATCGCCGAATGGGCCCAAAATATGGGTATTGGCCCAACTACAGATTTAAGTTTACTGGGTTTAAACGGAGGACGCAATGGTTCGGTTCCGACTCCTGAACAAAAGCAAGAACTCTATGGTGAGCCTTGGTATAGTGGCGATACGGTGAGTATGTCCATTGGTCAGGGGTTGGTTTTGGCTTCTCCCTTGGAGTTGGCGGTGATGGTGAGCAGTATTGCCAATGGGGGAATGCGGGTTAAACCCCATTTATTAGCGTCCCAAACCGATACCGAAAAGATGCAACCGGAACCCACAGGCTTATCTCCTGACACCGTAGCAGCCATTCGCGAGGGTTTGGTGGCGGTGGTGCAAAAGGGGACGGGACGAGGAATGAATGATGGCACGATTCCCCTGACAGCCGGAAAAACGGGAACTTCGGAAGTTTTGGGACAAAAATCCCATGCGGTGTATGTGGGATATGGGCCGGTGAGTGACCCCCAAGTGGCGATCGCCGTTGTGGTAGAAAATGGCGGTTACGGTGGAGCGACCGCTCTACCGGTGGCTCAAGCTATTTTTAAAGCTTATTTCCGCCAGTAGACCCTGAGAAATTGCTAACCTGGAGAAGATATCCTCTGAGTCACGAAAGATGAGTAGTCAGGAAGGAAAGGCGATCGTTAATGAGCTAAAAACCCAGATCCTAATCTTGGCTGGGTTTGTGATCACCTTCTGGGTGGTCGAAATTGTAGATCTAATCGTTTATCAAGGACAACTGGATCAATATGGCATTCTTCCCCGCCATATTATCGGTTTGCGCGGCATCCTCTGGTCTCCGTTCTTGCATGGTAATCTTGCCCATTTAATCGCCAATACCGGCCCATTTCTGATTTTGGGATGGTTGGTGATGGTGCAAGAAACCACAGATTTCTTTTGGGTCACCGCCATTACCATGTTAGTAGCGGGGGGTGGCGTATGGCTATTTGGGGCCCCAGCCTTTCATATTGGCGCGAGTAGTTTAATTTTTGGTTATTTGGGGTTTTTACTCTTTCGAGGCTTGTTTGAGCGCAATTTAGGCTCGATCGCCCTTTCCCTAGTTGTCGGTTTCATTTATGGCGGTCTCATCTGGGGGGTACTTCCCGGACAACCCGGCATTTCCTGGGAAGGTCACCTCTTTGGACTCATTGGAGGTGTTCTCGCTGCTCGCTTTTTAGCCAACCGGAAACGGACACAGGGGTAATCGTTCAGCAATTGTTCATTGTTCATTGTTCATTATCCCCTGAGATAGTCTCGAAAGGCTTGCGCGGTTAAGGGTTTGCTGAAATAATAGCCTTGACCGTAGTCACAGCCTAGGCTTTGCAAAAATGCTTGCTGCTCGGCGGTTTCGATTCCTTCGGCGATCGATTTTAAGCCCAGGGACTGAGCCATTCCCACAATTGTTTTTACTAGGGAGACGGCTTCTGGATCTTCAGGAATTTCGGAAATAAAAGAGCGGTCAATCTTTAAGACTTGGAAGGGATAGCGCTTGAGAGTGCTGAGAGAAGAGTATCCAGTGCCAAAATCATCAATGGCTAACCGAATCTGGCGATCGTGTAATGCTTGGATTAATTCTTTCGCATTGGGAATATCTTCCATCAACAGCCGTTCGGTAATTTCCAGTTCTAAACACTGGGTGCTAATCTGATAGCGTTGAACAGTTGCCAAAATCTCCTTGATAAAATTCGATTCTCGAAATTCACGGGGAGATAAATTAACGGCAACCCAGAGGGGAGAATCATGTAAATTTTTCCATTGAGCCGCTTCTGCACAAGCTCGATCTAGGGCCCAGGCTCCCAATTCTACAATTAATCCCGTTTCTTCAGCAATGGGAATAAATCGATCGGGCCTAACTTGACCGAGTTCTGAATTAGACCATCGCATTAACGCTTCTGCGCCTACAACAGATCCTGATTTGAGGTCAATAAAGGGTTGATAGACCATATACAGTTCATTGTGGGAAATGGCATGACGCAGGTGTTTTTCGACTAAATTTCGAGTCTGAACTTGCTGATTAATTTGAGAGGTAAAAAACTTAAAGGTATTGCGCCCTTCATTTTTAGCTTTATACATGGCAGAATCAGCATTTTTCATCAGCATTACTGCATCGAATCCATCTTCCGGATATAGGGCAATGCCAATACTGACCGAAATGAAAATTTCTTCTCTTTGGATATGAAAAGGAGTTTTAAAAACTTGTAGAATATTATGGGCAATATTTTCTGGATCGTAGAGGGATTGAAGATGAGGCAGAAGAATCAAGAATTCATCACCGCCTAATCGGGCTAAGGTATCGCTTTTTTGGATACACAGGAGTAATCTTTGGGCTACTTCTTGTAGCAGTTCATCACCGAGTTCATGGCCTAAACTTTCATTGATTTGCTTAAAGTGATCGAGATCCAATAGCAAAATCGCGACCTGATTTTTTTTCTCCTCGGCTTGGGTAATAGCCTGCTGGAGGCGATCGCGAGCTAAGATCCGATTGGGTAAGGCTGTTAAGGTATCATAATTAGCTTGATATTCTAAGAGCGCCTCATTTTGCTTGCGTTGGGTAATATCTTCTTTAACGGCAACAAAATGGGTGATTTCTCCTTCTAGATTTCTGATGGGGGAAATCGAAGCATATTCCCAAAAGATATGGCCATTCTTACGTTTATTCTTAAATTCTCCATACCATTCTTTCCCGGATGCGATCGTCTCCCACATGGTTTTATATTCTTGATCGCCGGTATGACCGGATTTCAAAATTCGGGGATTTTTTCCTTTAACTTCTTCGGCACTATAACCCGTCACTTTTTCAAATTTAGGATTGACATATTCGATATTTCCCTGAGCATCGGTAATGACAATAGACGCAGGACTTTGTTCAGAAGCTTGATAGAGAATTTGTAATTTTTCCTGGGCTTGTTTGAGGCTGGTAATATCAATCAGGGAGACTAGATGGGCCATTTCTTTTTCCCAAGGAATTTCTACGGCTCTCACTTGCAAGATCACGGGGACTTGTCCCCATTTTTCTAAGACAATTTCTGTGGTTTTTCCAGAGGTATCTACAGCAAAGTAAGTGCCAATTAAATCTTCTTTTTTCTGGTTTAATAAATTCTCGGCTACAGGATTGGCAAAAACAATTTGACTGTTTTGGTTTAAGATCACTAAGCCATGAATATGGGTGGTAATGATATTTTTGAGTCGCTGTTCGCTTTGACGCAGGTCTTGATCGGCTTGATAGCGATCGCTAATATCAGTATACACGGCAATTGTGCCGGTAAATTTGCCACTGACATCTAACATGCGCTTAAATTTGACTTCAAACCAGCGTTGACCGGTCTGAGTCCAGAGTTGAGCTTCATAGCGCTGTTCTGATTCCTCGGAGTTGATAAAATTGAGTACCTGTTGATTGAGCCAAGGCAGTTCGAGTTCAATCGGTTCTGGACTATAATAGAGGGAACCCGGAACCGTCATTTCTGTAAAAGTCCGAGCAGCAGATGCATTTAAGTTAACAATTTCATTTTTCTTGTTAAGTAGGAACACTGAATCGCCGAGGCTTTCAAATAAAGTTAAGTATTTATTCTTGATATTTGCCAAATTGCGATTTTCTGCTTGTAATTCTCGGATAGCTTGATTGGTATTTTGACTCACCCATTCTCCACAAAACCCTAGCTCAATTCGGTCAAAAAATCGATGGATAAATAATCGATATTGCTGACATTTTTCCGGAGTAAATTGTCCTAGTTCAAGTAAATCGAGATAGGCTTGTCGATAATACTTAAATAATCCCAAAAAGAGTTCGATGGTAATTCCCCGACTGCGATGGCGTTGCGCCTCAAGAATGCCAAACTCAGTCCCGATATCCAGAGTTTTGGGGGGATGGGGCGTTAATTCTTGAATTCCACGATTTTCGGCGATCGCCTCCATTAAAGGCGTGGATAACCCACAAATTGAAACGCGCCAAGCTTCTGCTAATGTTGAGGTATAAACTGCATATCCCTGTTGCTTGGCATAGTACAAGATTTGATTCATTAACCACTCTTCATGACTGGCAATTAAATCAGATAAAGGTTGAAAAGGATTCTCCGAAGAATTATATGGGTCTGCATTAGTCATAGATTATTGTAGGGAAATTAATCTTTTTGCCTCAACTCCATCAGTCCAGGGAGGAACTTCATGTTTTTAACCTCCCGATGATACTGTCTTTAACTATTCTAAGTCGAATCCCAGGACAATGGTTGACTTTTGTTTCAGTTTGTTACACTGAACGCCAAGAGTAACTCATACACAACGAGCTATATTAAGAAAATTGTTTTCAGGTCTGAATCTATGACCGGTTGGGTCTGGCATCCACTGGTAGCGTTAAAAATTTTTCAGGCGATGATCTATTGGCGGTTTTCTAGGCGAAAAAGCAACACCATAAGGGCAATTACACCAAGCTGTACGGCTAAGTTGCCTAAATTGGTGGTTATCTGATCTCCGGAAGCGAGTTTAGCCAAGAAAATAAAGGCTCCGATTAAACCGGAGGTGGCAAAGGTAGCGTAAATAAATTGACGTAATCCCCGATAGGGTGCTTTAGCTTCTGCTTTGAGGCGAGCATATTTTTCTGGACTGAGGGAGGATTTGCGCCCAGGTTTGGAGCGCGGAGGATCGGAAGGCATAGGTTGATCAAGTCAGGCATATGGGAACATTTTACCATAGAGAAGGCTTAAGATTAGAAGAAATAGGGGTTATAGTATAAGGTTTAGGTTTAAATTGAAATGTTTGTGCAGTTAATGGAATCTGAACGTAAGGTTAAAAGCGTCTACACTGATGGAGCATGTTTAGGAAATCCTGGCCCAGGGGGATGGGCTGTAGTGGTCAATTTTACAGATGGCTCCGTTTATGAGATGGGAGGATCGGAGGGGGAAACAACGAATAACCGCATGGAGTTACAGGGAGCGATCGCCGGGTTAAGGTTGGTGGTGGCTTCGGGGCAAACAGAAGCGGTAACGGTGTTTACGGATAGTGACTATGTGCGTAAGGGGATTACCCAATGGATTCGAGGCTGGAAAAATAAGGGCTGGAAAACCTCTCAGGGAAAGCCGGTACAAAATCAGGATTTGTGGGAAAGTTTAGACCAATTGAATTCTAAGATGGTAACTTGGCAATATGTGCCTGCCCATACGGGCGATCGCGATAATGAACGCTGTGATGCGATCGCCAAAGCCTTCGCCAGTGGGCGCTCTCCTGACCTAAAACAAGCTTTAGAAACTCAAAAGGGATCGAGTGTTTCCCCCCTAAACGGACAGAACGCGCTACAATCCACGGATGTTGCTTTAAACAGTGGCATGACAGATGTAAGTGCTTCTTCTAATCCCCTTTCCTCCGACAATGCGGAGAATTTACCCCGTGATGTACGGGTTGGACAACTGCGAAACCTGATCGAAACCTTACGCATTGCTGACGAAATTGCCAGTCATGCTTATTTAATTACTAGCTCAGAGTTGGCAGATTTAATGGATGTCAATGCGAGTGCGGTTACCAGTCGCGGCGATCACTGGGTTTGGCGAAACTGGGTGGTTTCCAGGGTTCGGCGAGAGGGGAATCAAATCCTATGGCAACTTGAGAGAGTTGATTAGGGTGTAATGGGGTCAATTCAATTAATTAATAGACCTTATACACAATCTCAATTCCTGTAGGGGCAAACAGCCGTTCGCCCCTACATCGGGTTGGAGGATGGGTCATCCATGACTTCATAGCTTGTAACATCGATCGCATCAATCACGTCCGGGGGTTCAGCCGGGGTTGTCTCTGGTTTGCGGATGGATTTTTGAGTCCATTGGCGTACTTGCTCAAAATTCGAGGCAACTGCCAACAGTCCCCCCGCAACCAAAAACACAGGAAGGGGAACTGATAGCGCTTTGAGCTGTTGAAAGATTTGAGCTAACACTAATACAAGGACAAAACAGCTAATCCAGAGTCTCATGGGTTTCTCGTTTGGTTGAGCGTACAGCCATTGACTATACTATACTCGATAGTTATCCCAGAGTCCTGGCTGATTGCAGTTTGTCATTGAATAAGAGGTTGGTAATGGTTGATTCACAATACCGGTTAGTCACACGCAGTGATTTTGATGGGTTGGTTTGTGGGGTTCTCCTCAAAGAGCTGAATTTGATTGATGAGATTAAGTTTGTCCACCCTAAAGATATGCAGGATGGCAAAATCGAAATTAGCGATCGCGACATTACTACCAATTTACCCTATGTTCCAGGGGCGCACTTAGTCTTCGATCACCACTTGAGTGAAACCCTACGCATCGACTCTAAACCCGATAACTATATTATCGATCCTGATGCCCCCTCTGCTGCCAGAGTCGTCTACAACTATTATGGCGGAAAAGGTAAATTCCCCCAGATTTCCGAAGAGATGATGAGTGCTGTAGATAAAGCGGACTCTGCCCAATTTTCAGCCGAAGAAATTCTCAATCCGACTGATTGGGTACTCCTCAACTTTATCATGGATGCCCGAACTGGATTAGGCCGATTTAGGGAATTTAGAATCTCTAACTATCAATTGATGATGGAATTAATTGATTATTGTAAGGCCCACAGTATTGACGAAATTTTAGCCCTTCCTGATGTGCAAGAGCGAGTTAACCTCTATCAAGAACAGCAAGAACAATTTAAGCAGCAACTCCAGCGCTGTTCCCAGACCTATAATCATTTAGTGGTCATTGATCTGCGTAAAGAAGAAACGATTTATGCCGGAAATCGGTTTATGATTTATGCCCAGAATCCTGACTGTAATATTTCCATGCATATTATGTGGGGATTGAAACAGCAAAATACAGTCTTTGCTGTCGGTAAATCAATCCTCAATAAGACTTCGACTGTCAATATTGGCGAATTGATGCTGCAATACGGAGGAGGAGGCCATGCCAATGCTGGGACTTGCCAAATTGATAATGATAAAGCAGAGCAAATCAAAGCTGAATTGATCGATAAACTTCAGAATACTTAAGATTCTGGTCTATAGCAAACCTAAATGAGTTGTGTAATGGCTTCCCCTCATCCCCCTACCCCCTTCTCCCACGGGCGCTGCCCTGCTTGCCCTGAGCGTAGCCGAAGGGAGCGAAGTCGAAGGGAGAAGGGGGAAAAAGTCCCTCTCGGAGTGGGAGAGGGATTGAGGAAGAGGGCATTTCCCGTTGCACAACTCATTTAGACTAGCTATTCCCTATTCCCTATTCCCTATTCCCTATTCCCTATTCCCTATTCCCTAGCGCGTTCATGTCCGCGAAGCGGAAAGCGCTATATTCAAGAATGGCTATGGCTTCACCTAAACAATCATCTTGTTCTTTGGAGCGTTGAGTCAGTTTTTCTGTGGCATCTTTTTCAAGATCTTCTCTGGTTTTGCGCCAATAGTCTAGAGCTTTTTCTGGCTTGCCTTCTTGTTCCCAAACCTGAGCGAGTAAACAAGCTGCATGGGGGGCGGTCAGATCTTCACTGATAGATAGAGAAACTGCTTTTTCTAAGTCCTCTTTGGCTTCGATCCAGCGTCCTTGTACCATTCTTGCCCATCCCCGATTTTTCCAACAGGCTATTTCTATACCCGGATAATCTGGACGTTCGATACACTGATTACTTCGGTAGATGGCTTGATCGAGATTCCCCAGACGAATGTTGAGATAGGCGGCTTCTGCTTGAGCATCGGGATGTCCTTTATTGGCGGCTTTTTCGTACCAGAACAGACAGATGGTCTCTAATTCTCGTTTCTGTTTACAGACCCAGCCGCGATTATAGTAGGGTTGGGCAGTCCAGGGGGCGATCGCAATGGCTAAACTATTAAAAAACAAAGCTTGGGTAATTCTTCCTTCCTCATAGTGGGAACCACCCTGTTGATCAACGCGGTTAGATAGCTCTGGAGCCAGGGTTCCATACACGGGCAAAGTTACACTGAGTCCTAGAATCGTCAGAACCAGCTTCTTAATTTTCGATCGCCGAGAAACCCTTGTCCTAGGTGCTGAAACTGGGCTAAAAACGGGCGTTAGCTCTTGAGGTTGCGGCCAACTGGGAGGAGCGGCTGTAGGATGTTGGGTGACGATCGGTAACCAGGTGGCACAGGGAAATTGATCTTCCCAAGCTTGTAGTTTTTCCCGTGCTTGACGCACCGATAGATGGAAGGATTGACCACCAGAAAAGCTACGCAGGAAAGATTTGAGGAATTCTTGGGCAATGCGATCGGGGACTTTTTCCCGCATGACGATCGCGTGGGGAATGGCTAAGTCTTTGAGTTCCCGTGCTAGTCCTAAGCCATCGCAGGAGTTAA from Roseofilum capinflatum BLCC-M114 includes the following:
- a CDS encoding CHAT domain-containing tetratricopeptide repeat protein; translated protein: MKKFVGLKLEGDLAVSGCRVTLEMGQEGEPRQIERVGRLPQCPDLCLALQQWQESYDQLDGNSRLEPGKIVYDGSISDRREQCRQAAENLSQHFQTWLRSPSFQDLDRRLREELHRDDEIRFLIRTEIPELQQLPWHLWDLIDRYQQAEVALSQVCFEPCQQPDSSPEQMRVLAILGNSDGINVEGDRQILESLPYAQVTFLVEPQREQITDRLWSGPWDIIFFAGHSKTEGDTGRIYINSQDSLTLTELWYGLRQATQQGLQVAIFNSCDGLGLARELKDLAIPHAIVMREKVPDRIAQEFLKSFLRSFSGGQSFHLSVRQAREKLQAWEDQFPCATWLPIVTQHPTAAPPSWPQPQELTPVFSPVSAPRTRVSRRSKIKKLVLTILGLSVTLPVYGTLAPELSNRVDQQGGSHYEEGRITQALFFNSLAIAIAPWTAQPYYNRGWVCKQKRELETICLFWYEKAANKGHPDAQAEAAYLNIRLGNLDQAIYRSNQCIERPDYPGIEIACWKNRGWARMVQGRWIEAKEDLEKAVSLSISEDLTAPHAACLLAQVWEQEGKPEKALDYWRKTREDLEKDATEKLTQRSKEQDDCLGEAIAILEYSAFRFADMNALGNRE
- the mrdA gene encoding penicillin-binding protein 2, with protein sequence MTSISSWFAESTPAKIARKRLPQTLTFILIFTTIFIGYTYQLVELQIIHGTENRERAESNRIRQVPVPSDRGNIFDRHGNILVSNRLSRSVYLWPKERSPQQWQIQAQNLATVLDIPEQEIIEKLEADDYQSRLPIRIYRNLSLEKFTALSELNLLGVEIRSESNRLYPYGTLASHVIGYVGEATREELEAHPDYPMGMIVGQMGIERLANEQLKGEWGGRLVEVNAKGEELQELGLDEPRSGDSVQLTLDLELQKAAEQALGNRRGGVVALDVKTGGVLAMASGPTFNPQIFTRRVTSQEWEELQGEDEPFLNRALQGYPPGSTFKIVTAAAGMESGKFSPHSTLMTSAYITVGGIQFHEHSGGYGVIGFRDALAYSSNTFFYQMGMEAGVEAIAEWAQNMGIGPTTDLSLLGLNGGRNGSVPTPEQKQELYGEPWYSGDTVSMSIGQGLVLASPLELAVMVSSIANGGMRVKPHLLASQTDTEKMQPEPTGLSPDTVAAIREGLVAVVQKGTGRGMNDGTIPLTAGKTGTSEVLGQKSHAVYVGYGPVSDPQVAIAVVVENGGYGGATALPVAQAIFKAYFRQ
- a CDS encoding rhomboid family intramembrane serine protease, producing MSSQEGKAIVNELKTQILILAGFVITFWVVEIVDLIVYQGQLDQYGILPRHIIGLRGILWSPFLHGNLAHLIANTGPFLILGWLVMVQETTDFFWVTAITMLVAGGGVWLFGAPAFHIGASSLIFGYLGFLLFRGLFERNLGSIALSLVVGFIYGGLIWGVLPGQPGISWEGHLFGLIGGVLAARFLANRKRTQG
- a CDS encoding sensor domain-containing protein, translated to MTNADPYNSSENPFQPLSDLIASHEEWLMNQILYYAKQQGYAVYTSTLAEAWRVSICGLSTPLMEAIAENRGIQELTPHPPKTLDIGTEFGILEAQRHRSRGITIELFLGLFKYYRQAYLDLLELGQFTPEKCQQYRLFIHRFFDRIELGFCGEWVSQNTNQAIRELQAENRNLANIKNKYLTLFESLGDSVFLLNKKNEIVNLNASAARTFTEMTVPGSLYYSPEPIELELPWLNQQVLNFINSEESEQRYEAQLWTQTGQRWFEVKFKRMLDVSGKFTGTIAVYTDISDRYQADQDLRQSEQRLKNIITTHIHGLVILNQNSQIVFANPVAENLLNQKKEDLIGTYFAVDTSGKTTEIVLEKWGQVPVILQVRAVEIPWEKEMAHLVSLIDITSLKQAQEKLQILYQASEQSPASIVITDAQGNIEYVNPKFEKVTGYSAEEVKGKNPRILKSGHTGDQEYKTMWETIASGKEWYGEFKNKRKNGHIFWEYASISPIRNLEGEITHFVAVKEDITQRKQNEALLEYQANYDTLTALPNRILARDRLQQAITQAEEKKNQVAILLLDLDHFKQINESLGHELGDELLQEVAQRLLLCIQKSDTLARLGGDEFLILLPHLQSLYDPENIAHNILQVFKTPFHIQREEIFISVSIGIALYPEDGFDAVMLMKNADSAMYKAKNEGRNTFKFFTSQINQQVQTRNLVEKHLRHAISHNELYMVYQPFIDLKSGSVVGAEALMRWSNSELGQVRPDRFIPIAEETGLIVELGAWALDRACAEAAQWKNLHDSPLWVAVNLSPREFRESNFIKEILATVQRYQISTQCLELEITERLLMEDIPNAKELIQALHDRQIRLAIDDFGTGYSSLSTLKRYPFQVLKIDRSFISEIPEDPEAVSLVKTIVGMAQSLGLKSIAEGIETAEQQAFLQSLGCDYGQGYYFSKPLTAQAFRDYLRG
- a CDS encoding exopolyphosphatase; amino-acid sequence: MVDSQYRLVTRSDFDGLVCGVLLKELNLIDEIKFVHPKDMQDGKIEISDRDITTNLPYVPGAHLVFDHHLSETLRIDSKPDNYIIDPDAPSAARVVYNYYGGKGKFPQISEEMMSAVDKADSAQFSAEEILNPTDWVLLNFIMDARTGLGRFREFRISNYQLMMELIDYCKAHSIDEILALPDVQERVNLYQEQQEQFKQQLQRCSQTYNHLVVIDLRKEETIYAGNRFMIYAQNPDCNISMHIMWGLKQQNTVFAVGKSILNKTSTVNIGELMLQYGGGGHANAGTCQIDNDKAEQIKAELIDKLQNT
- the rnhA gene encoding ribonuclease HI, with product MFVQLMESERKVKSVYTDGACLGNPGPGGWAVVVNFTDGSVYEMGGSEGETTNNRMELQGAIAGLRLVVASGQTEAVTVFTDSDYVRKGITQWIRGWKNKGWKTSQGKPVQNQDLWESLDQLNSKMVTWQYVPAHTGDRDNERCDAIAKAFASGRSPDLKQALETQKGSSVSPLNGQNALQSTDVALNSGMTDVSASSNPLSSDNAENLPRDVRVGQLRNLIETLRIADEIASHAYLITSSELADLMDVNASAVTSRGDHWVWRNWVVSRVRREGNQILWQLERVD
- a CDS encoding DUF3493 domain-containing protein; the encoded protein is MPSDPPRSKPGRKSSLSPEKYARLKAEAKAPYRGLRQFIYATFATSGLIGAFIFLAKLASGDQITTNLGNLAVQLGVIALMVLLFRLENRQ